In Paenibacillus sp. JQZ6Y-1, the following proteins share a genomic window:
- a CDS encoding PTS sugar transporter subunit IIA, with amino-acid sequence MDITKIINKHRIKLDMQATTKDEVFHELSELLYEQGVLSSVDEFVADIYQREAEGQTGLENHIAIPHGKSEAVLQTSLAIGRTAHPIPWETIDGKPVHCIILFAVRMVDKTTTHIKLMSQVASALADEEVVDRLLTEPDPDKLIALFSIHAETH; translated from the coding sequence ATGGATATCACGAAAATCATCAATAAACATCGAATCAAGCTGGATATGCAAGCCACAACCAAGGATGAAGTCTTTCATGAGTTGAGCGAATTGCTGTATGAACAGGGCGTGCTATCCTCGGTCGACGAATTTGTCGCCGACATATACCAACGCGAAGCCGAAGGACAGACCGGTCTGGAAAATCATATCGCTATCCCGCATGGCAAATCCGAAGCTGTACTGCAAACCTCACTCGCCATCGGACGCACCGCTCACCCTATCCCATGGGAAACGATTGACGGCAAGCCTGTACACTGCATTATTCTGTTCGCCGTCCGCATGGTGGATAAGACAACCACACATATCAAATTAATGTCGCAGGTCGCCTCTGCACTTGCTGATGAGGAGGTGGTGGACAGGCTGCTAACCGAACCGGACCCGGATAAGCTGATTGCCCTGTTCTCGATTCACGCCGAGACACACTAA